In Perognathus longimembris pacificus isolate PPM17 chromosome 3, ASM2315922v1, whole genome shotgun sequence, a single window of DNA contains:
- the Pih1d2 gene encoding PIH1 domain-containing protein 2: METSSKGLLTQLTQFWNLLDDLAENDPERYKSFIQQELKEGKELSAGPEPQFCLQTRILKPTKKLLYINLCQWKRVPAPQSAAHPVPIRVGRPEDISETSDAYTVISVAYNPEVLHGAEEDQVRKDQLIRMAMECIEQRFQISLSHSYHATKFKMKGSIQRMKQNLMSIQTDFRDLKEKMRKENTLEAIRTSSVNSPDHFPQLLLPKDQVSGKPLIEELSSTEIQVDMKIPAHELKIVKDQNEKPLKIELKVELPGVNSASLCDLHVSKDDLLIVVSEKYQLHLNLPKSVDTEMTTAKFIKDKSTLIITMPLV, translated from the exons ATGGAGACATCCTCAAAAGGTCTACTGACCCAACTCACTCAATTCTGGAACCTCCTAGATGACTTAGCTGAAAATGACCCTGAGCGTTATAAGAGCTTCATTCAACAGGAGCTGAAAGAGGGAAAAGAGCTCTCTGCCGGCCCAGAACCACAGTTTTGTCTACAGACCAGGATTCTC AAACCTACCAAAAAACTACTTTACATTAACCTGTGTCAGTGGAAAAGGGTCCCTGCTCCCCAGTCAGCTGCGCACCCAGTACCCATCCGTGTCGGCCGACCGGAAGATATCTCTGAGACATCAG ATGCTTACACGGTCATCAGTGTTGCCTACAACCCTGAGGTTCTCCACGGAGCAGAAGAGGACCAGGTGCGAAAAGATCAGTTAATAAGGATGGCCATGGAATGCATCGAGCAGAGATTCCAGATCTCCCTCTCCCACTCTTACCATGCTAccaaatttaaaatgaaaggaagcattcaaagaatgaaacaaaatctGATGAGCATCCAAACTGACTTCagagacttaaaagaaaaaatgaggaagg AAAATACTCTTGAAGCAATAAGAACCAGTTCTGTGAACAGTCCAGATCACTTTCCTCAACTGCTGCTGCCAAAAGATCAAGTTTCAGGCAAGCCTCTCATCGAGGAGCTTTCTAGTACTGAAATCCAGGTGGACATGAAGATTCCAGCCCATGAATTAAAAATTGTAAAGGATCAGAATGAGAAACCTCTGAAAATTGAATTGAAAGTTGAATTGCCTGGTGTTAATTCAGCCTCTCTCTGTGACCTTCATGTTTCCAAG GATGATTTACTGATCGTGGTCTCTGAGAAGTACCAATTGCACCTGAATCTTCCAAAGTCTGTTGATACTGAAATGACCACAGCAAAATTCATCAAAGACAAATCTACACTAATCATCACAATGCCATTGGTATAA
- the Nkapd1 gene encoding uncharacterized protein NKAPD1: MSRVPLGKVLLRNVIRHTDAHNKIQEESDMWKIRELEKQMEDAYQGTRRKMLPSSSSRMRSDGFDEESQRDYWRPKNEISGTVEDDFLKSKSWNKKLYNYEANMPDRWGHSGYKELYPEEFETDSDHQDITNGKKTSPQVKSSTHESRKHKKSKKSHKKKQKKKSHKKQKKSKKEATDITANSSSEFSEETGPSGNRKRKQPHKRKKKSRKKSLKKPALFVEAESDTSQSDDSASSSSEESEDKDTEKTKRKKTETDVHVLVANSEIHERTNKRTNWKVATDERSAESSEDD; this comes from the exons ATGTCCCGGGTTCCACTGGGGAAAGTCCTCCTGAGGAATGTCATCCGACACACAGATGCTCACaataag ATTCAGGAGGAATCAGATATGTGGAAAATCAGAGAACTAGAGAAACAGATGGAGGATGCTTACCAGGGGACCAGAAGGAAGATGTTACCCAGCAGTTCAAG TCGGATGCGTAGTGATGGTTTTGATGAAGAGAGTCAGAGAGACTACTGGAGGCCAAAGAATGAAATTTCTGGAACAGTGGAAGATGATTTTCTTAAATCCAAATCTTGGAACAAGAAGCTATATAATTATGAGGCTAATATGCCAGACAG ATGGGGTCACAGTGGATACAAAGAGTTGTACCCTGAAGAATTTGAAACAGACAG TGATCACCAAGATATTACCAATGGGAAAAAAACATCTCCCCAGGTCAAATCATCTACCCATGAATCTCGCAAACATAAGAAGtcaaagaaatctcacaaaaagaagcagaaaaaaaagtcacacaagaaacagaagaaaagcaaaaaggaagccacagACATAACAGCCAATTCCTCAAGTGAGTTCTCAGAAGAAACTGGGCCTTCTGGTAACAGGAAAAGGAAGCAACCACATAAGCgcaagaaaaaatccagaaaaaagtCTCTGAAAAAACCTGCTTTATTTGTAGAGGCAGAAAGTGACACCTCTCAGTCAGATGATTCAGCATCCAGCAGTTCTGAGGAAAGTGAAGACAAAGACACTgagaaaaccaaaaggaaaaagacagagacagatgtCCATGTCCTTGTAGCTAACAGTGAGATACATGAGAGGACAAACAAACGCACAAATTGGAAAGTGGCTACAGATGAAAGGTCTGCTGAAAGCTCAGAGGATGACTAG
- the Timm8b gene encoding mitochondrial import inner membrane translocase subunit Tim8 B, which translates to MAELGEADEAELQRLVAAEQQKAQFTAQVHHFMELCWDKCVEKPGNRLDSRTENCLSSCVDRFIDTTLAITNRFAQIVQKGQ; encoded by the exons ATGGCAGAGCTGGGTGAGGCGGACGAAGCGGAGCTGCAGCGCTTGGTGGCGGCCGAACAGCAGAAAGCACAGTTCACTGCACAG gtACACCACTTCATGGAGCTATGTTGGGATAAATGTGTGGAAAAGCCAGGGAATCGCCTAGACTCTCGCACTGAAAACTGTCTCTCTAGCTGTGTGGACCGTTTCATTGACACAACTCTTGCCATCACCAATCGGTTTGCCCAGATTGTACAGAAAGGACAGTAG
- the Sdhd gene encoding succinate dehydrogenase [ubiquinone] cytochrome b small subunit, mitochondrial: MAALIRLSVLCSARGGRALFLRTPMVRPACVSAFLQDSRTPAWCGTQHIHLSPSRHAGSTAGSLHWTGERVLAVGLLGLLPTAYLNPCTPVDYCLAAALTLHSYWGLGQVVTDYVHGDTLPKVARVALVLFSSVTFAGLCYFNYHDVGICKAVAMLWKL; this comes from the exons ATGGCGGCTCTGATAAGGCTGAGTGTCCTCTGCAGTGCCCGAGGAGGCCGAG CTCTGTTCCTCCGAACCCCCATGGTGAGACCTGCTTGTGTCTCAGCATTTCTCCAGGATTCACGTACCCCAGCCTGGTGTGGAACACAGCACATTCATCTGTCACCAAGCCGACACG CCGGATCCACAGCGGGATCTCTCCACTGGACTGGCGAGAGGGTTCTCGCTGTTGGCCTCCTGGGCCTGCTTCCAACTGCATATTTGAATCCTTGCACCCCGGTGGACTACTGTCTGGCTGCAGCCCTCACACTCCATAGTTACTG ggGCCTTGGACAAGTTGTTACTGATTATGTTCACGGGGACACGTTGCCAAAGGTTGCCAGAGTAGCCCTGGTGCTCTTCTCATCTGTAACCTTTGCTGGGCTTTGTTATTTCAACTATCACGATGTGGGCATCTGCAAGGCCGTGGCCATGTTGTGGAAGCTCTAA